A window of the Planctomycetota bacterium genome harbors these coding sequences:
- a CDS encoding DUF86 domain-containing protein, producing the protein MRRDALYLADIVEAAEAVAEFVAGLKREAFVGNKMARSAVLQQLTVIGEAAARLSPEFKQRHPDIEWGDIVAFRNIAVHAYFSVDWPTVWVAATDDAPALRTRVAAVLAAEFPDVRPGRQAD; encoded by the coding sequence TTGAGGCGTGACGCCCTATATCTGGCCGACATTGTGGAGGCCGCTGAAGCCGTAGCCGAATTCGTCGCCGGCCTGAAGCGGGAGGCGTTTGTCGGGAACAAGATGGCCCGCAGTGCGGTCCTTCAGCAACTGACTGTCATTGGTGAGGCGGCCGCGCGGCTGAGTCCGGAGTTTAAGCAGCGGCACCCGGATATCGAGTGGGGCGACATCGTGGCCTTCCGCAACATTGCAGTCCATGCGTATTTCAGTGTGGACTGGCCCACGGTGTGGGTGGCTGCCACGGACGACGCACCGGCCTTGCGTACGAGGGTGGCGGCAGTCCTGGCGGCCGAGTTTCCCGATGTGCGGCCCGGAAGGCAAGCCGACTAA
- a CDS encoding nucleotidyltransferase family protein — MIRVEVERKQIGVFCRKHLIRRLAVFGSALRGDFGPESDVDILVEFESSARVGFLALARASRELSEIIGRRVDLVPQGGLKPLIREEVLAEAEVLFEA, encoded by the coding sequence ATGATTCGTGTGGAAGTTGAAAGAAAGCAGATCGGCGTGTTCTGCCGAAAACATCTCATCCGGCGCTTAGCCGTCTTCGGCTCTGCGTTGCGGGGGGATTTTGGGCCGGAGAGCGATGTCGACATTCTCGTGGAATTCGAGAGCAGCGCACGTGTAGGTTTTCTGGCGCTGGCCCGCGCGTCGCGCGAACTATCGGAGATTATCGGCCGTCGGGTGGACCTTGTGCCGCAAGGCGGCCTCAAGCCTCTGATCCGCGAAGAGGTTTTGGCGGAAGCGGAGGTGCTCTTTGAGGCGTGA